GACTACTGTGGCTACCACATCGTCGTGACTAGCGACGGCGAGGTCGAGGTTACCGATCACGATCAGCAGCACGACTAGGTTTGCGAACGCTACCGACGCGCTGACTAGCTCCGACTGACTCGAACCTGATCAGCAACAGCCAACTCGAGCGTACGCCCATCGGTTCCGGGCCCGTCGCGGTTACTCGCCCCGGCACGCCGCTTCGAACACCGACTCGTGAAGACGATCCGCGACGAGATTCATCAAGGGCTCCATGTTCTTCGTGTCCGCACGGTTGTACTCGACGAGCGTCTCGAGCGCGCCGTCGTCCCCGCGCTCGTACTCGTGCCAGAGCCGAACGGCGTCGCGGCCGCTGAGATCGGGCATATCACGGTCGATGCCGAGATCGCGCTCGATCGTCTTCAGTCCGCCGTCGAGGCCGACCTTCTTGCACGGATACATGAGGTCGACGTGGGGCACCGTGACGTCCAGATCGTAACACGTCTCGAGGAACGGTACGTCGAAGCGCTGTCCGTTGAAGGTGACGAGCAGCGACGCCCGCTCGAGTTCCGACGCCAGCCGCCGAGCGGTCAGGTCCCGACCGTTGACGAACGTCTTGGTCTCGCCGTTGCGGTGGAGACTGACCGTCGTCACGTCGTTACAGCTCGCGTCGAGACCGGTCGTCTCGATGTCCAGAAAACAGGTCTCCTCGCGGACGTTCTCGTAGAGGCGCCACCGGCTCGCGGCCGGCAGCGCGTCGGCAAAGACGGAGACGTCGCCGCGCTCGAGGTGATCCCACCCCTCGTCGATGAACGACTCGATCCGGTCGGCGACCGTCTCGCCGACGACGCTGCCGTCGAACTCCTCCCAGTGGGTGATTCCGTTCTCCCAGAGCCGGCGTTCGGTGACTTCCCCGACGCCCCGGACGGGAATGAAACTGTTCTCGATTCGCACACCCGTGTAGGGGACCCAGCGGGGCAAAAGCGCTTGGTTCCGCACGAGCGGATCGGGAGAGGTGATCGAACGGAAATCTCACCGATCACCCGGCTTTTCATCCCGGCGGCCGTAGAGCAGGTATGGCCGAGTCCGACGACGACGACGACCTCGCCGACGCCATCCGGGAGCTCACGCGAACGATCGACGAACTTCGAACCGAACTCGAGGACTCGCGAAACCGGACGCCGCGTCGACCGCCCGCGCTTCGTCCGCCGACGCCCCGTGAGCTGCTTCGGGTGGCCGACGAGGTCGCCATTCCGGCGCTGCTCGCGGGCCTCGAGTCGAGCGTGCGCGCGCTCGAGGCCGTCCAGCGCGGACTCGAGATCGTCCGAACGGAACGGGAGGTTCGCGAGCAGGTCGACGAGACGACAGACCGGACGAGGACGCGCGCGAGCGACCTGCGCCGGACGACCCTCTCGCAACTGGACACCGTGCTGGCCGAACTCCAGCGGGCGGCATCCGACGGATCGCTGCCCGCAGACGAGGACGCGCGCGATCTCCTCACGGAGGCGCGCGAACTCCGCGACGAGGTCGACAGCCGACTACAGCGCGCCGTGAACGACCGGGATCCGGACCAGAGGGGACCGATTCAGATCGACATCGAAGACTCGGGCGAGGGCGTGGATTCCGCCGGCGACGCCGAGGACCTCGCGGACGACCCCGATCCGAGCGTCGACGTCGATGCGGAACTCGAGACGCTCAAGGACCGGTACACGCCGGACGAACGCCCGGACGGGGACGAGACGGACGGCAGCGACGCGGAAGACTCGGAGGACGCCGAAGGCGCGAACGACGGACGCGACAGTACCGAAAACGAAGACGACGGCGACGATCAGGCCGGTTCGAACCGGTAGCCGTCCCAGTCCTGACTCTCGGGCTCTCTGATGCCGGCACCGGGTTCGCGAAGCTCCTCGGCGTAGACGGGGCGGACCTCGTCGCCCGTCTCGACGTCGCCGGTGGTGAGTTGGACGAGCGCCCGGACGGACTCCTCGTCCTCGTCGACCGCGTCGCCGACGTCGAACTCGACGATCGCGAGGTGGTTCGGTTCGCGGACGCCGGGCGGGGTTGCGGTGCTGGTCGTCCACGTCACGACCTTCGCGGTGTGCTCGCTCAGATCGATCGTCTCGACCGGCTCCGCGCCGTTCCGGCTGCGCGGGTGGCCGGGGTAGCTGATCGTGCCGTCGTCGTAGCGGGTTGCTTCCATCGTCATCGTGCTGCCTCCATGATCGTGGTGATAACGCAGTTCCCGAAGCCGCCGACGTTACAGCAGAGGCCGACGTCGGCCTCGACCTGTCGCGGACCGGCCTCGCCGACGAGCTGTTCGTAGATCTCGACGCCCTGTGCGACGCCGCTCGCCCCGAGTGGATGCCCCTTCGACTTGAGGCCGCCGGAGGTGTTGATCGGCAGTTCGCCGGTGTCTCGCTCCGTGTACCCCTCCTCGACGAGCTTCCAGGCCTCGCCCTGGTCGGCGAAGCCCAGTCCTTCCATCTGGAGGAACTCGAGGATGGTGAACATGTCGTGGAGCTCCGCGACGTCGATATCTTCTGGGTCGCGGCCGCTCATCTCGTAAGCGCCCTTCCCGCTTTCGACGACGCCGCCCATAACGGTCGGATCCTCCCGTTCGTGGACGACGTGCGTGTCGGTCGCGCCGTCGATCCCCGAAATCAGGACGTAGTCGTCGGCGTACTCCTCGGCGACAGACTCCGGACAGAGCATGAGGGCCGCCGAGCCGTCCGTGATCGGACAGAAGTCGTACAGCCGCAGCGGGTCGGCGACGATCGGCGACTCGAGCACCGTCTCGAGGTCGACTTCCTTCCGGAACTGCGCGTGAGGGTTGTCGACGCCGTTCTTGTGGTTCTTGACGGCGACCTTCGCGAGACTCTCGCGGGGCGCGTCGAACCGCTCGAGGTAGTGACGCGCGGTCATCCCCGCAAACGAGGGGAGCGTGACGCCCGTCTTGTATTCGACCGGGTGAGTGAGTGACGCGATGACGTCGGTCGCCTCGCCGGTCGTCCGATGGGTCATCTTCTCGCCGCCGACGAGCAGCGTCATCTCGCTGGCGCCGCTGGCGACCGACTGCCAGGCGGCGTAGATCCCCGCACCGCCGCTGGAACTCGTCTGATCGATTCGCTGCGTGTACGCGGGTATCGCGCCGAGGTCGTGTGCCAGTCCGTTCATCACGCCGGTCTGTCCCTCGAACTCGCCGCTGGCCATGTTCGAGACGTACAGGTGTTCGACGTCCGTCGCGTCGACGCCTGCGTCCTCGAGACACTCGAGTCCGGCCTCGGCGAGGAGGTCCTGGATCCAGCCCTCGCGTTGCCCGAACTGGGTCATCGAGCAGCCGATGATTGCAACACGTTCCATATCCTACGGGACTCGAGTCAGCGATTTATATGGAGGGGGTCGCGGCAGCGTTCGAGAGCGGTGGGCTCGGGACGGCATGGGGAGCGCCGTCGTCGAGGCGTCGAAAATGTCGGCTCTCTGCTGCTATATCTGTGAATAATTTGTGGATAGAAACGCTCATTAGGGGAACAAGCCGTTCGAATCGGTGGGGAATGGCGAACAGGGACGATGTGACACGAGAGCTAGCAGAGTGTATCGAGTGCGGCTCCGTTTACGCGGCCAGGCGCTGGCCCGACGGCGACATTCAGACGATCGGTAGCGACGGCTGCAGCTGTGGCTCGACCGATTTCGTCCTCGTCGACGACCTCGAGAGCGTCGATAGCGACGGCTCGCCCAGCGGAGTCGGAACGGAGTGAGAGCCGAACGGGGCGCTCGAGGGGCGAACTACGCCGATTCCGCCGCGGTCGTCTGGAGCTCGCTCGCCCGCGAGCGCGCCTGCGAGATCACGGCGGGCCGCGCCTCGAAGGCGACGAGGACGTCGTCGTCGCCGTAGGTGACGTCCTCGACGTGAGCGTTGTCGTGAAGCCACGAGACGACGCTCATCGTGTCTTCGGTCATCGGGAGGACGAGTCGTTCCTCCTCCCAGTCGGGGAGTTCCCTGTCGATCCGCTCGAGCAGCCCATCGACGTTCGTCCCCTCCCTGGCGCTGACGACGACGGGGTTCGGTGCGAGCGCCGAGAGTGCTTTCCGCTTCGTCTCGAGTTCCTCCTCGTCGACCTTGTCGGTCTTGTTGAGCACCGTGACGATCGGCGCCTCGTTGCGCTCGTAGAGGGTGTCGTGGCAGGTGACCAGCTTCTCGTGGATCTCGTCGACGTCCTCGCTGACGTCGACGACAAGCAGGACCAGATCCGCCCGGTAGACCGAATCGAGCGTCGACTTGAACGATTCGACCAGCCAGTGGGGCAGATCGCTGATGAAGCCGACGGTGTCGGTCACCAGCACGTCCCGCGGCTCGATCGCGGCTCGCCGGGTCGTCGTCCCGAGCGTCGTGAACAGCTTGTCCTGTGATTCGGCGGTCGTGTCGAGGTCCGGGTGGAGATCCTCGTTCTCCTCGACGTCGAGATCGGACGCGAGACGGCGCAGTAGCGTCGATTTTCCGGCGTTGGTGTAGCCGGCGAGTGCGACCAGATCGAAGCCCGAATCCCGCCGACGCTCCCGGCGGTGTTCCTCGGTCTGTTCGATCTGCTCGAGTTCGTCCTTGATGCGGCTGATCTGGGCCTTGATGTCCCGCTCGCGGCTCTCGTCGTACTCGCCCAGGCCCATGAAGCCGGGGTGTTCCTCGCGTTTGGCGAGGCTCGTCTTGGCCTCGGCGCGCGGCAGTTCGTAGCGGAGTTCGGCGAGTTCGACCTGGAGCTGGGCCTTTCGGGTCTGGGCGCGCTGGCCGAAGATCTCGAGGATCAGCGTGAACCGATCGATGACTTCCACCCCCTCGGGCAGCAGCTGGCCGAGGTTGTACGTCTGGTACGGACCGAGCCGGTTGTCGAAGATGACCGTCGTCGCTTCGGTCCGTTCGGCCGTCTCGGCCAGTTCCTCGGCCTTTCCTTCGCCGAACTGGAGGGCCGCATCCGCCGTTCGCGACTGTGTGAGTTCGCCAACGACGGTGTAGCCCGCGGCTTGGGCGAGGTCACGGATCTCGGTCGTATCTGCGGTTCCGGTATCGACGCGTTTGGCAATGATCGCGTTCATGCGGGGGGTCCTGCGTGCATCGGGCGTGCGTGCGTACTCGAGACGGATCGCTCGTCACCGGTACGATCAGCCGTCGTCGTGGCGCGTTCGCCGCTCGTGTAACGGCGCGCGCGCCCGGACACGCTACTGATGCCGGCCGAACACCTCCGTTCGACTGCCGTAGCACATATGTCGAGTTATGCGTCGGATCGTCTTGAATCCCGTGCACGATACGCTGTCACACGGCGGCGGTCGAACGCCGGTCGGAGCCACAACAGTCATTATCGGTGACGCGAATGCCTGCCGTGATGATCGACGTCGATCCGACGGCGCTCGGGCTCGAGTTCGGTGCTGGTGCGGTGGTCGGTGGACTCATCGGCTTCGCAGCGAAGAAAATCGCAAAGCTGCTCGCAGTCATCGTCGGCGTACAGCTGATGCTCTTTCGGTATCTCGAGTCCCAGGAGATCGTCGTCGTGGACTGGAATCGCCTCTCTGCCGGTCTCGTCGGCGCCCAGGAGTACACGCCGGGAACGGAGGTCCACTGGCTCGAATCGGTCCTCTCGACGCTGTCGCTCGGTGCCGGCTTTACCAGCGGCTTCCTGGTCGGCTTCTACAGAGGGTAGCTTATCCGGCCGGACGCCTACCGCGTATCGAGATCGTCTTTATCCTTGATGAGTTCGGTTTCGGCCTCGCCGCTCGAGTGCTCGTTGACGGTGTCGTAGAAGTCGTTCTGTAGCCCGGCCGGGAACGTCAGTACGCCGATCCACGAGCCGTCGGCCTGCCACTCCTCGCGTTCGAGGTCGCCGAATCCGCGGATCTTCGACTGGGCGCTTCCGGCGTACTCCGCGGGAATCTGGACGGCCATCGTCACCTCCTCGAACCGGATCGGGATCACCGGTCGCAGGTCGTCCAGCGCGTCGTCGACCTGCTGTTGAACCGGTTCCATCGGGTCGACCGTAAACCCCGCCTCCTCGAGCGCGTTGTCGATCCGCTCCGGGGGATGGGGCGCGTTGTCCATCTGGGGATTGACGGCGTTGCGCGTGATGGTATCGATCAGCTGTTTGCGCTTCTGCTCTTGCATCTCGCGGCGCTGCTCTGCGGTGATCTGGATCTCCCCTTCCCTGATTACCTCGGGAATGATCTCGAGGGGATCGGTCGTCTCGAAGACCGTCTCGAGGTCGTCTTCGGCCGGACGGTCGCCGCGGGCGGCGTTTTCGAACACGTCTTCGGCAGCGATAACCTCCTCGAGGTCGCCCTCGAACTCGCCGCGCTTGATCTCGAGTGCCGCGTCCGGGTCGACCAGCACTTCGAAGCGCGCCCCGTGTGACTCGAGTCGCGCAGTCACCGCCTCGTCGAGTGATATCATACCGGAGCATACCTCCGGCCGGTTAAAAGAGCTTTTCCTGCCGAGACGCCGTCGGCGGGTTATCGTCGACCCCGTGACGCTCGATTACTCGTCGGTCTCGTCTTCGCCGTCGTCGAGCAGGTCGTTCTCTTCGAGGTGGCTCTCGATGCGGTCGTAGTCGAACTGTTCGAAGCGCTCCGTCTCGACGTCGATGGTGGCGAGTCCGACTTCGTTCGGCAGCAAGGAGCCGTCGTTGACCGACGCGAGCGCGTCGAGCGCGAGCGAGATGCCGCCGTCGAGGTCGGCCTCGTCGTCGTAGTTCTCCTCCAGGTACTCCTGGAGTTCGCCGCGGTCGGAGCCGACGGCGAGGGCCTTCCACTCGTAGGGCGTGCCGGAGGGGTCGGTCTCGAACAGGCGCGCCTCGCCGTTCTCGACGCCGCCGACGATCAGCGCGACGCCGAACGGGCGGGCACCGCCAACCTGCGTGTACTGCTGGATGTGGTCGGTAACTTCCTTCGTCAACGTCTCGACGCCGACCGGCTCACCGTAGCGCAGCTGGTTGACCTGTGCCTGACGGCGGGCGAAGTCGATCAGCTGGCGAGCGTCGGCGACGTGGCCGGCGCTGGCGATGCCGACGTGGTTGTCGGCCTTGTGTATCTTCTCGACGCTCGAGTCCTCGAGCAGCGGCGACGGGACTCGCTTGTCGACGGCGAGAACGACACCATCACTCGTTCGAACGCCGATGCTTGCTGTTCCTCGCTTGACCGCCTCGCGAGCGTACTCGACCTGGTAGAGTCGGCCGTCGGGCGAGAAGATCGTGATGCCTCGGTCGTATGCCTGCTGTTGTTGTTGTCCCTGCATAGTATCACGCTAGATTGTAATCGAGGTCTGTCGCACCCGCAAACGCATCATCGAGTCGCACGTCTGCAGACCCGTCGCGCACGACGGCGACTCGCTCCTCGTTCCCGAACACGACGTTTCTCTCTTCGGATTCTTGCCGGCGGCGTCCTAAATAGTTTTCTTCACCGGCACGGATCGTACCACTGATACCGCGGATCCGAATTCCGACCGGAGAGCCGTCTATCTCGTCGATACAGGCGATCGCCGCTCGAGCGGGCTCCGTCTCGCCGCGGCGCACCCTGACGATCGCCGACCCGACTCCCTCGCCGAACTCGAACCTGACGACCGTCAGATCGGCCGCCGCGCTGCCCGGATCGCCCAGCAGGTTCTGGCCCGCGTACCAGCACTCCCGCTGGAACGCCCGCCTGTCGATCGAGGCGTCGGGCCACCCCTCGAGTTCGACGGTGAGGTATCGCCAGCGGGGCTGGAGATGTTTTGGCAGGTGTTTCATTCGCGTGGCTGCGTCTCAGGCGTCTCGGCGCCGGCCATCGGACCGCGCTCGGCGACCAGCACGCCGACCTGGTCGTGGACGCGTTCGACGGCGGTCAGCGAGAACCCCGCGTTCGTGAAGGCGTCCGCGAGGGTTCCGACGGTCGCGGGGTCGTCGACGTCGGGCGAGTAGAACGGCTCGCTGGGGTCCGGATCGCCGAAGAACATCACGTCGCCGAGGATGAATTTACGCGGCTCGAGGTCCGCGATCACGTCGATCGCTTCGCGCTTTTGCTCGTCGGAGAGGTGGTGCATCGCGAAGTTCGAGGTCACCACATCGACCGGCCCGTCGTACTCGGGTTCGCGGAAGGTTCCGCGGTCGAACTCGAGGTTATCGAGCCCTGCTTCCTCGGCCTTCGCTCTGGCCTCGTCCATCATCCCCTCGCTGATATCTCGGCCGACCACGCGCTCTGCGTCGGGCGCGAGGGCGAGCGCGATAGCGCCCGTTCCGGTCCCCAGGTCGAGCACGACGGCATCGCTCTCGGGGCTGGCGTGTTCGATCACCAGGTTCGCACAGGCGCGGTACTCCTCGGACTTCGAATCGTCGTACTCGCTGGCTTTCTCGTCGAAGCGGGCCGCGTGATCCTCAAGATTCCTCTTCATACCTGCCCCGTTCGACCCCCGGCTCAATGAACGACTCGGACTGGATCTGACGATTCCGCTCGATCAGTCGCCCCCACTCGGCGAGCCCGTCCTCGATAAAGTCGCTCGAGAACCCGATCTCCTCGCCGAGCGCCTTCAGCTCTCGGGGTGCGCGGAGTTCGAGGTGCGAGCGCGGATCCGCGCTCACGACGTAGGGTGCGTCGTAGTAGTCGACGATCTCACCCAGCTTTTGCAGCGACTGGATGGTCCGCACGCGGCGGCCGCCGCTCGCCCGGAGCACGCCTGAAAGGTTGAACTCGAGTCGAACGCCGTTCTCGACGGCGGCTTTCGCGAGGACGTGGTTGACGTCGCCACTGCCGGCCATCGGCCCGGCGAGGACGTCGATCTTCGGCTGCTCGACGGCGAACCGGTTCAGGGCGTTCGAGCCGCCCTCGAGGGCGACGATGGTGTGGGAGGGGCGGTAGTTCCCGACGGAGCCGCTGGCCTGCTCGGGGTCGTCGGCTCGGATCTCGACGCCCTCGACGACGTCGATCCCGTACTCGTCGGCGATCCGGTCGGCGTCGTAGTCGGCCCGGTCGCTCGAGTGGTTGCGCACGACCACGCCCTCGAAGCCGTAGTCGGCCGCCGTTTTCGCGAGCCTGGCGACCGTGCTCTCTCCGTCGGGGTGGGCGTGGACGGCCTCGTACATACTCGAACCGTCTCACGGCTGCGACTTGGGCGTTGCGCCACGGACCAGCCCGACGATGGAAGCAACAAGTGCAACGAACGGCCAGGAACGCGACCGAACGAACGTGAGGGCGCGTGACTCGGGGAAAGGCAGGCCGTTCACCGAGATACACCGCGAGCGCCACAGGCGCGAGCGGGCCGACGACCGATGTGAGCGAGGACGAAGGACGAGCGAACGGAGGGAGGAGCGCTTTTGATCAACCTTTTACTGAGTGCCGACGCGCCGTGTGGCAGCTACGCTGCCGTCGGCGCGGAACAAACGTGGTTCGAGACGCCTTCGGCGTTTCGTCATCGCGAGAGAGCTCTGCTCTCTCGAACGACAGAGTAAAAGGTTGTTAGTTGAGAATGCTCTGTGCCACTGTCGCGAGCTGACCGTTGTCGGCCTCGTTGAGGCGATCGTCGCCGATCTTCAGGCGCAGGCGCGGACGGCCGACATCGATCGGGACCTTCTCGGTGTCGATCAGGCCCATATCCTCGAGTTTGGTCTTCGTTCGGCTGAACGTCGCCTTCGAGGCGATGCCGACGTCTTCGCCCCACTTGCTGATGTCGTAGAGCAGCGCCTCGTTTTTGGCGGCGACGAGCAGCGAGATGGTGACTTCGTCGAGGCCGTCGCCGTCGCCGCGGGCGGTCTCGAGCGAGTTGAGGATCGCGGTGAAGTCCTCCTCGGCGTCGGGACTGATCTCCTCGGAGAGCGTCTCGCGGACGTTCGTGATCGGCGGCGTCCGGAGGTTGAACGTCGGGGCGTCCTCCCAGCGGGCCGCGTAGGCGTCGCGGGTGTCCTCGACGAAACTCTCGTCGTCGGTGATGAGTCCGCCGACGCGGTCGCCGGCGTGGACGACGGCGACGACGCGGTCTTCGGTGATCAGCAGCGAGTTCTCGGGAGCCTCCTCGAGGGTCCGAAGCGCGAGCGCGTCCTCGGTGATGAGGTCGGCGGCGTTCGAGGCGACGAT
This DNA window, taken from Natronococcus sp. CG52, encodes the following:
- a CDS encoding ribonuclease H-like domain-containing protein — protein: MRIENSFIPVRGVGEVTERRLWENGITHWEEFDGSVVGETVADRIESFIDEGWDHLERGDVSVFADALPAASRWRLYENVREETCFLDIETTGLDASCNDVTTVSLHRNGETKTFVNGRDLTARRLASELERASLLVTFNGQRFDVPFLETCYDLDVTVPHVDLMYPCKKVGLDGGLKTIERDLGIDRDMPDLSGRDAVRLWHEYERGDDGALETLVEYNRADTKNMEPLMNLVADRLHESVFEAACRGE
- a CDS encoding DUF7547 family protein; amino-acid sequence: MAESDDDDDLADAIRELTRTIDELRTELEDSRNRTPRRPPALRPPTPRELLRVADEVAIPALLAGLESSVRALEAVQRGLEIVRTEREVREQVDETTDRTRTRASDLRRTTLSQLDTVLAELQRAASDGSLPADEDARDLLTEARELRDEVDSRLQRAVNDRDPDQRGPIQIDIEDSGEGVDSAGDAEDLADDPDPSVDVDAELETLKDRYTPDERPDGDETDGSDAEDSEDAEGANDGRDSTENEDDGDDQAGSNR
- a CDS encoding PhlB family protein, with protein sequence MTMEATRYDDGTISYPGHPRSRNGAEPVETIDLSEHTAKVVTWTTSTATPPGVREPNHLAIVEFDVGDAVDEDEESVRALVQLTTGDVETGDEVRPVYAEELREPGAGIREPESQDWDGYRFEPA
- a CDS encoding thiolase family protein produces the protein MERVAIIGCSMTQFGQREGWIQDLLAEAGLECLEDAGVDATDVEHLYVSNMASGEFEGQTGVMNGLAHDLGAIPAYTQRIDQTSSSGGAGIYAAWQSVASGASEMTLLVGGEKMTHRTTGEATDVIASLTHPVEYKTGVTLPSFAGMTARHYLERFDAPRESLAKVAVKNHKNGVDNPHAQFRKEVDLETVLESPIVADPLRLYDFCPITDGSAALMLCPESVAEEYADDYVLISGIDGATDTHVVHEREDPTVMGGVVESGKGAYEMSGRDPEDIDVAELHDMFTILEFLQMEGLGFADQGEAWKLVEEGYTERDTGELPINTSGGLKSKGHPLGASGVAQGVEIYEQLVGEAGPRQVEADVGLCCNVGGFGNCVITTIMEAAR
- the hflX gene encoding GTPase HflX, encoding MNAIIAKRVDTGTADTTEIRDLAQAAGYTVVGELTQSRTADAALQFGEGKAEELAETAERTEATTVIFDNRLGPYQTYNLGQLLPEGVEVIDRFTLILEIFGQRAQTRKAQLQVELAELRYELPRAEAKTSLAKREEHPGFMGLGEYDESRERDIKAQISRIKDELEQIEQTEEHRRERRRDSGFDLVALAGYTNAGKSTLLRRLASDLDVEENEDLHPDLDTTAESQDKLFTTLGTTTRRAAIEPRDVLVTDTVGFISDLPHWLVESFKSTLDSVYRADLVLLVVDVSEDVDEIHEKLVTCHDTLYERNEAPIVTVLNKTDKVDEEELETKRKALSALAPNPVVVSAREGTNVDGLLERIDRELPDWEEERLVLPMTEDTMSVVSWLHDNAHVEDVTYGDDDVLVAFEARPAVISQARSRASELQTTAAESA
- a CDS encoding FUN14 domain-containing protein, which gives rise to MIDVDPTALGLEFGAGAVVGGLIGFAAKKIAKLLAVIVGVQLMLFRYLESQEIVVVDWNRLSAGLVGAQEYTPGTEVHWLESVLSTLSLGAGFTSGFLVGFYRG
- a CDS encoding ribosome assembly factor SBDS, which gives rise to MISLDEAVTARLESHGARFEVLVDPDAALEIKRGEFEGDLEEVIAAEDVFENAARGDRPAEDDLETVFETTDPLEIIPEVIREGEIQITAEQRREMQEQKRKQLIDTITRNAVNPQMDNAPHPPERIDNALEEAGFTVDPMEPVQQQVDDALDDLRPVIPIRFEEVTMAVQIPAEYAGSAQSKIRGFGDLEREEWQADGSWIGVLTFPAGLQNDFYDTVNEHSSGEAETELIKDKDDLDTR
- the psmA gene encoding archaeal proteasome endopeptidase complex subunit alpha: MQGQQQQQAYDRGITIFSPDGRLYQVEYAREAVKRGTASIGVRTSDGVVLAVDKRVPSPLLEDSSVEKIHKADNHVGIASAGHVADARQLIDFARRQAQVNQLRYGEPVGVETLTKEVTDHIQQYTQVGGARPFGVALIVGGVENGEARLFETDPSGTPYEWKALAVGSDRGELQEYLEENYDDEADLDGGISLALDALASVNDGSLLPNEVGLATIDVETERFEQFDYDRIESHLEENDLLDDGEDETDE
- a CDS encoding Rpp14/Pop5 family protein, producing MKHLPKHLQPRWRYLTVELEGWPDASIDRRAFQRECWYAGQNLLGDPGSAAADLTVVRFEFGEGVGSAIVRVRRGETEPARAAIACIDEIDGSPVGIRIRGISGTIRAGEENYLGRRRQESEERNVVFGNEERVAVVRDGSADVRLDDAFAGATDLDYNLA
- a CDS encoding class I SAM-dependent methyltransferase, producing MKRNLEDHAARFDEKASEYDDSKSEEYRACANLVIEHASPESDAVVLDLGTGTGAIALALAPDAERVVGRDISEGMMDEARAKAEEAGLDNLEFDRGTFREPEYDGPVDVVTSNFAMHHLSDEQKREAIDVIADLEPRKFILGDVMFFGDPDPSEPFYSPDVDDPATVGTLADAFTNAGFSLTAVERVHDQVGVLVAERGPMAGAETPETQPRE
- a CDS encoding RNase P subunit p30 family protein, with the translated sequence MYEAVHAHPDGESTVARLAKTAADYGFEGVVVRNHSSDRADYDADRIADEYGIDVVEGVEIRADDPEQASGSVGNYRPSHTIVALEGGSNALNRFAVEQPKIDVLAGPMAGSGDVNHVLAKAAVENGVRLEFNLSGVLRASGGRRVRTIQSLQKLGEIVDYYDAPYVVSADPRSHLELRAPRELKALGEEIGFSSDFIEDGLAEWGRLIERNRQIQSESFIEPGVERGRYEEES
- the tbsP gene encoding transcriptional regulator TbsP produces the protein MTSNLLNHQIDDILESILEDASGDVYMVNPSWDAIEEFVSVATSFDGTLPSVHMLADERTLKDVMDDFIVASNAADLITEDALALRTLEEAPENSLLITEDRVVAVVHAGDRVGGLITDDESFVEDTRDAYAARWEDAPTFNLRTPPITNVRETLSEEISPDAEEDFTAILNSLETARGDGDGLDEVTISLLVAAKNEALLYDISKWGEDVGIASKATFSRTKTKLEDMGLIDTEKVPIDVGRPRLRLKIGDDRLNEADNGQLATVAQSILN